In the Oncorhynchus keta strain PuntledgeMale-10-30-2019 chromosome 29, Oket_V2, whole genome shotgun sequence genome, one interval contains:
- the LOC118383037 gene encoding uncharacterized protein LOC118383037 isoform X5 has product MTTVYIGFLLLAMLFSSQVHAQNTTTQSLPTNVTMLNVSTTNVSTTNVSTTNVSTTNASTTNASTTNASTTNVSIPQGASVTLQSSAFTLLIPVVGSLLQGCF; this is encoded by the exons ATGACGACTGTTTACATTGGATTCCTTCTCCTTGCCATGCTTTTTTCATCACAG GTCCATGCGCAAAACACTACCACACAGTCCCTTCCTACGAATGTGACCATGCTCAACGTCAGTACCACGAACGTCAGTACCACGAACGTCAGTACCACGAACGTCAGTACCACGAACGCCAGTACCACGAACGCCAGTACCACGAACGCCAGTACCACGAACGTCTCCATTCCTCAAGGAGCCAGTGTGACCTTGCAGTCCAGTGCATTCACGCTCCTCATCCCTGTGGTGGGCTCGCTCCTACAGGGCTGCTTCTAG